One Terriglobales bacterium genomic region harbors:
- a CDS encoding FecR family protein, whose protein sequence is MTNRKLGPALVVALVLAATLFVPAAFADSNVRIVRLSYADGDVYLDRGDGRGFERAVMNMPVANGNRVQTGHGALAEVEFEEGDTIRLTPDTLVNLEQLSLRNGGQLYTVAQLEDGTAYFNIDEKRDNDFRVLAGRQEITLRKDSRFRLTVGQRQMELAVFKGEVEVSGPGTSVAVRKNETFNLDFEDPGRYYLARSVEGDSYDQWDRDREAYRDRYAKSNRYGGSSYGGYATYVGYGWSDLNYYGNYIFVPGYGYVWRPFFVNAGWNPYLNGAWAYYPSFGYLWVSAYPWGWLPYRYGSWFYVGGYGWCWQAGRNRWHWNNWHRVTPVYRAPRGFTAPVAPTTANRGIVPVGSGLQPTVAEGAGGGRGAGRRRAVIEDLQSPRNPSGNAFRGGITTTNVDSEPMIERSSGRSPLAGDRGQAGGGRDARSGGDDDRLLRGRTLDRDFGTVGKGQSRSQQESRQEARSGSRSVDSERSSAGTVRGNSDRGNGRVADGGWRSFDSGRGSSQPNRAGGASTQSTPAPSYRSGGSSRSGGSSGGYSGGRSSAGSYGGGRSSGAVSASRGGGGGGSASRGASSNPR, encoded by the coding sequence ATGACCAACCGGAAACTGGGTCCTGCACTGGTGGTGGCGCTCGTGCTGGCTGCCACCCTGTTCGTACCCGCCGCTTTCGCCGATTCCAACGTGCGCATTGTGCGCCTGAGCTACGCCGACGGGGACGTGTATCTGGACCGCGGGGACGGCCGCGGCTTTGAGCGCGCGGTGATGAACATGCCGGTGGCGAACGGCAACCGCGTCCAGACCGGCCACGGGGCGCTGGCCGAAGTCGAGTTCGAAGAAGGCGACACCATCCGCTTGACGCCCGACACGCTGGTCAACCTGGAGCAGCTCAGCCTGAGGAACGGCGGCCAGTTGTACACGGTGGCCCAACTGGAAGACGGCACGGCTTATTTCAATATCGACGAGAAGCGCGATAACGACTTCCGGGTGCTGGCCGGGCGCCAGGAAATCACGCTGCGCAAGGACTCGCGTTTCCGCCTGACCGTGGGCCAGAGGCAGATGGAACTGGCGGTGTTCAAAGGCGAAGTCGAGGTTTCGGGTCCGGGCACTTCTGTGGCAGTCCGCAAGAACGAGACTTTCAACCTGGATTTCGAAGACCCGGGCCGTTATTACCTGGCGCGGTCAGTCGAAGGGGATTCGTACGATCAGTGGGACCGCGACCGAGAAGCCTACCGGGACCGCTATGCGAAGTCCAACCGCTACGGCGGCTCATCGTATGGCGGGTATGCCACGTACGTAGGCTACGGCTGGAGCGACCTGAACTATTACGGGAACTATATCTTCGTTCCCGGGTACGGCTACGTATGGCGCCCGTTCTTTGTGAACGCGGGCTGGAATCCCTACCTGAACGGCGCCTGGGCCTACTATCCGAGCTTCGGTTACCTGTGGGTTTCGGCGTACCCGTGGGGCTGGCTGCCCTATCGCTACGGTAGCTGGTTCTACGTGGGAGGCTACGGCTGGTGCTGGCAGGCAGGGCGAAACCGGTGGCACTGGAACAATTGGCACCGGGTAACGCCGGTATACCGTGCGCCACGCGGTTTTACGGCACCGGTTGCTCCCACCACGGCGAATCGTGGGATCGTGCCGGTGGGGAGCGGACTGCAACCGACCGTTGCAGAAGGCGCTGGCGGCGGGCGTGGAGCCGGTCGCAGACGGGCGGTGATTGAAGATCTCCAGAGCCCACGAAATCCTTCGGGCAACGCCTTTCGCGGCGGCATCACGACCACCAACGTCGATTCCGAGCCTATGATTGAGAGGTCCAGCGGACGCTCGCCTCTGGCCGGCGATAGAGGGCAGGCGGGCGGCGGTCGGGATGCGCGTTCCGGCGGCGACGACGACCGTTTGCTCCGTGGCCGAACACTGGATCGAGACTTCGGTACAGTCGGCAAGGGGCAGTCGCGCAGCCAGCAGGAATCGCGCCAGGAAGCACGTTCCGGATCCAGGAGCGTTGACTCGGAGCGTTCGAGCGCCGGTACGGTTCGCGGCAATTCGGACCGAGGGAATGGCCGGGTAGCCGATGGCGGCTGGCGCAGTTTCGATTCCGGCAGAGGTTCGTCGCAGCCAAACCGCGCTGGCGGTGCTTCTACACAATCAACGCCCGCGCCCTCGTACCGGTCGGGCGGGTCGTCCCGGTCGGGCGGGTCGTCCGGCGGCTATTCCGGTGGAAGGTCTAGCGCCGGGAGCTACGGCGGTGGCCGTTCGTCCGGTGCGGTGAGTGCAAGCAGGGGTGGCGGAGGTGGTGGAAGCGCAAGCAGGGGTGCCTCCTCGAATCCGCGCTGA
- the amrB gene encoding AmmeMemoRadiSam system protein B gives MSTAVREPAVAGYFYPGRAETLLRDVRSYSAAPSAKLRALGCVAPHAGYMYSGHVAGAVYARLELPKRFLILCPNHTGVGEPLAIMSRGAWRTPLGDARIDSSLAAQLLQRCELLTEDSLAHRSEHALEVQLPFLQGLLSDFTFVPIAVGVGSFPPLAALGEAVADVLSGQSDPVLLIASSDMNHYESDAVTRVKDKKAIDPMLALDARGLYDVVCSEHISMCGFGPAVAMLTAAKRLGATQAELVKYATSGDISGDFERVVGYAGVVVY, from the coding sequence ATGAGCACCGCAGTCCGTGAACCCGCGGTCGCCGGCTACTTCTACCCGGGCCGTGCGGAGACTCTGCTGCGCGATGTGCGCTCCTACTCGGCGGCTCCCTCGGCGAAGCTGCGAGCTCTGGGTTGCGTGGCCCCACACGCCGGCTACATGTACTCCGGGCACGTCGCCGGTGCCGTGTACGCGCGCCTCGAACTGCCCAAGCGATTCCTCATCCTCTGCCCCAATCACACCGGGGTGGGTGAACCGCTGGCCATTATGTCGCGTGGCGCCTGGCGCACTCCCCTTGGGGACGCCCGTATTGACAGTTCCCTGGCCGCTCAGCTCTTGCAGCGCTGCGAGCTATTGACCGAAGACTCGCTCGCCCATCGCTCCGAGCACGCGCTCGAGGTACAGCTTCCCTTCCTCCAGGGGCTTCTCTCGGACTTCACTTTCGTTCCCATTGCCGTCGGCGTAGGCTCCTTCCCGCCGCTGGCCGCACTGGGAGAAGCGGTCGCCGATGTTCTTTCCGGACAGAGTGATCCTGTCCTCCTCATCGCTTCCAGCGACATGAACCATTACGAGTCCGACGCGGTCACCCGTGTGAAGGACAAAAAAGCCATCGACCCGATGCTGGCCCTGGACGCCCGCGGCCTCTACGATGTCGTCTGCAGCGAACACATCAGCATGTGCGGCTTCGGGCCGGCCGTCGCCATGCTCACGGCGGCCAAGCGTCTGGGCGCGACCCAGGCCGAGCTTGTCAAGTACGCGACTTCAGGAGATATCTCAGGCGACTTCGAACGCGTCGTGGGCTACGCCGGTGTCGTCGTCTATTAG
- the rsmA gene encoding 16S rRNA (adenine(1518)-N(6)/adenine(1519)-N(6))-dimethyltransferase RsmA codes for MARATRVNAKRPRLGQNFLADPRAAERIVEALGDLSQSTVVEIGPGRGALTDLLAQRARRLIAIEVDRVLAAQLGLRYARQGNVEIVEADILSVDLSSIIAMEPSQLVPRRVGGKAIVVGNLPYYITSPILMRLFTFANRIERIVILVQREVATRIAARPGGRDYGVLSATAQLYARVEKLFTLSPAAFSPSPKVHSTLLRLTISPRDAELGLAAGEFVEFLKLGFGQKRKTLLNNLKSRYGEAAVLRALAEAGIRRDARAEALALEKTAAVFRNLQDQAPSVAGFGRASTSR; via the coding sequence ATGGCACGCGCTACCAGGGTCAACGCAAAGCGACCGCGCCTCGGGCAAAACTTCCTCGCCGACCCGCGGGCTGCGGAACGTATCGTCGAAGCTCTCGGCGACCTCTCGCAGTCCACCGTGGTCGAGATCGGCCCCGGACGTGGCGCGCTCACTGACCTGCTGGCCCAGCGCGCCCGCCGCCTCATCGCGATCGAAGTCGACCGTGTGCTGGCCGCGCAACTCGGATTGCGCTACGCCCGGCAGGGAAACGTCGAGATCGTCGAAGCTGACATTCTGTCCGTCGATCTATCCTCAATCATCGCTATGGAGCCCAGCCAGCTCGTTCCCCGCCGCGTCGGCGGCAAGGCGATCGTGGTCGGCAACCTTCCCTACTACATCACCTCGCCCATCCTCATGCGTCTCTTCACTTTTGCAAACCGCATCGAGCGCATCGTCATCCTGGTGCAGCGCGAAGTGGCCACGCGCATTGCCGCTCGCCCCGGAGGCCGTGACTATGGGGTGCTCTCCGCTACGGCCCAGCTTTACGCCCGCGTCGAAAAGCTGTTCACCCTGTCGCCGGCCGCCTTTTCTCCTTCCCCCAAGGTGCATTCCACCCTGCTGCGGCTTACCATATCCCCCAGGGACGCTGAACTGGGGTTAGCCGCTGGCGAGTTCGTGGAGTTTCTGAAGCTCGGTTTCGGACAGAAGCGTAAGACGCTGTTGAACAACCTGAAGTCCCGTTATGGTGAGGCGGCGGTGCTGCGGGCGCTCGCCGAAGCGGGCATTCGGCGCGACGCTCGCGCCGAAGCGCTTGCGCTGGAAAAGACCGCGGCTGTGTTCCGCAACCTGCAGGACCAGGCGCCGTCAGTGGCTGGGTTCGGTCGGGCCTCAACCTCGAGGTAG
- the glgA gene encoding glycogen synthase GlgA: MHIAFAASECVPFSKTGGLADVVGALPSALASLGHEVTVFLPRYRQTKLSDAKTAIRSLTIPFDDRYRFCSVLDGGTRAGVRFYFIDYPPFFDRDALYGTPSGDYPDNAERFALFSRAVLEASKILGVPDAFHCHDWQSALVPILLRTGYSEDPVFQNVPVVFTIHNMGYQGLFPPDTLPLLMLPWDLFTISKLEFYGRVNFLKGALVFSDFVTTVSKKYSQEIQTAEYGFGLEGVLRGRAASVTGILNGVDYAEWSPENDKFAAAKYSPEDLSGKAQCKRDLLAAFGVSAAAADVPVIGIVSRFAAQKGFDLISQVADRLVREDLIIVALGTGDAEYEELFRNLNRQYPQKFAVKVAYDNAVAHKIEAGADMFLMPSRYEPCGLNQIYSLKYGTVPVVRATGGLDDTIEPWDPRTRKGTGFKFTEYSGEALLATIRSALAAYKDREGWQALMRNGMGKDFSWLNSAKEYVRIYERARQARPATAA; encoded by the coding sequence ATGCACATCGCCTTCGCCGCCTCGGAGTGCGTACCATTCTCGAAAACCGGAGGATTGGCGGACGTCGTGGGCGCCCTGCCCTCGGCGCTGGCATCCCTGGGACACGAAGTCACGGTCTTCCTCCCGCGTTACCGCCAAACCAAGCTTTCTGATGCCAAAACGGCAATCCGCAGCCTGACCATCCCGTTCGACGACCGCTACCGGTTCTGCTCGGTGCTGGACGGAGGCACGCGAGCCGGGGTCCGATTCTACTTCATCGACTATCCGCCCTTCTTCGATCGCGACGCGCTCTACGGCACGCCCAGTGGAGATTACCCGGATAATGCGGAACGCTTTGCTTTGTTCAGCCGGGCGGTACTGGAGGCCTCGAAGATCCTGGGCGTCCCCGACGCTTTCCACTGCCATGACTGGCAGTCGGCGCTGGTCCCCATCCTGTTGCGCACGGGATATTCCGAGGACCCCGTCTTCCAAAACGTTCCCGTCGTGTTCACCATCCACAACATGGGATACCAGGGTCTGTTCCCTCCCGACACCTTGCCGCTACTCATGCTGCCCTGGGACCTGTTCACGATTTCCAAGCTGGAATTCTACGGTCGGGTGAATTTCCTGAAGGGTGCGTTAGTGTTCTCGGACTTCGTCACCACGGTGAGCAAGAAGTACAGCCAGGAGATTCAGACGGCCGAGTACGGGTTTGGCCTGGAAGGTGTGCTGCGAGGGCGTGCGGCCTCCGTCACCGGCATCCTGAACGGAGTGGACTACGCCGAGTGGAGCCCGGAGAACGACAAGTTTGCGGCGGCCAAGTACTCGCCGGAAGACCTGAGCGGCAAGGCGCAATGCAAGAGGGACCTGCTGGCCGCATTTGGGGTGTCGGCCGCGGCTGCGGATGTGCCGGTGATCGGCATCGTATCGCGCTTCGCCGCCCAGAAGGGCTTCGACCTTATCTCGCAGGTCGCGGACCGTCTGGTGCGGGAGGATCTGATCATCGTGGCCCTGGGAACAGGGGACGCGGAGTACGAGGAATTGTTCCGCAACCTGAACCGCCAGTATCCGCAGAAGTTCGCCGTCAAGGTGGCGTACGACAACGCCGTGGCGCACAAGATCGAGGCGGGAGCAGACATGTTCCTGATGCCCTCGCGCTACGAGCCCTGCGGCCTCAACCAGATTTACAGCCTCAAGTACGGCACCGTGCCCGTGGTGCGGGCGACCGGCGGCCTGGATGACACCATCGAGCCCTGGGACCCACGAACCCGCAAAGGAACAGGGTTCAAGTTCACCGAGTACAGCGGGGAGGCGCTGTTGGCGACCATCCGGTCGGCGCTGGCGGCCTACAAAGACCGGGAGGGGTGGCAGGCTCTCATGCGTAACGGCATGGGCAAGGACTTCTCCTGGCTGAACTCGGCGAAGGAGTACGTGCGCATATACGAGCGCGCCCGGCAGGCCAGACCTGCCACCGCTGCATAG